The Setaria italica strain Yugu1 chromosome IX, Setaria_italica_v2.0, whole genome shotgun sequence genome has a window encoding:
- the LOC101765388 gene encoding putative cyclin-dependent kinase F-2, which yields GAVRPRSCPRRDFVAAKQIKSPNPSFSPHPGHPAILIPSIQPRGNPDGSPPSCSCRLRLPRPRCPPAPAPFTGHGDRRICHFFTPLRHAGGGTRRPPSAAAAGASTRKRSHVEAFGSTEEYEETCSLGEGGFGAVAKVRHRVTGETVAIKRLTDPEDEFCREELLREARFHEACGAHPFIVGFHGVVRDPATAELRLVMECVGGPSIHGFLRDQGSRGRLPLPEATVRAVMWQLLTGAKAMHEKHIFHRDIKPENLLISDDGRTVKICDFGMAMSLSEAPPYEPDAGTLWYMAPELLLEKEDYNALVDTWALGCVMAELINGKMLFDEGRDEDGQLREIFEVLGYPDDRTWPWFSSTPFAIELLPELDVHHRNHLREMFPEAVLSQQGFEVLSGLLTCNPDERLTAAAALKHPWFAKVDALELPRKEEVSSALPKKEMLVVPCA from the coding sequence ggAGCGGTTCGGCCTCGTTCTTGTCCGCGCCGCGATTTCGTTGCCGCCAAGCAAATAAAATCTCCCAATCCGTCCTTCTCCCCCCACCCAGGACATCCCGCTATCCTCATCCCGTCGATCCAACCCAGAGGAAATCCAGAtggatcgccgccgtcctgcagCTGCCGGCTTCGTCTCCCCCGACCCCGATGTCCACCAGCTCCCGCGCCCTTCACCGGCCACGGAGACCGCCGGATCTGCCACTTCTTCACCCCGCtgcgccacgccggcggcggaaCGCGTCGTcccccgagcgccgccgcggcagggGCGTCGACCCGCAAGAGGAGTCACGTCGAGGCCTTCGGCAGCACCGAGGAGTACGAGGAGACCTGCAGCCTCGGCGAGGGCGGCTTCGGCGCCGTCGCCAAGGTGCGCCACCGCGTCACCGGCGAGACCGTCGCCATCAAGCGCCTCACCGATCCCGAAGACGAATTCTGCCGCGAGGAGCTGCTGCGGGAGGCGCGCTTCCACGAGGCCTGCGGCGCCCACCCGTTCATCGTCGGCTTCCACGGCGTCGTGCGCGACCCGGCCACCgcggagctccgcctcgtcaTGGAGTGCGTCGGCGGGCCAAGCATCCACGGATTCCTGCGCGACCAGGGGAGCCGCGGCCGCCTGCCGCTCCCGGAGGCCACGGTGCGCGCCGTCATGTGGCAGCTGCTGACGGGCGCCAAGGCGATGCACGAGAAGCACATCTTCCACCGCGACATCAAGCCGGAGAACCTCCTCATCAGCGACGACGGCAGGACCGTCAAGATCTGCGACTTTGGGATGGCCATGTCCCTGTCCGAGGCGCCGCCGTACGAGCCGGACGCCGGCACGCTCTGGTACATGGCGCCCGAGTTGCTGCTGGAGAAGGAAGACTACAACGCGCTCGTCGACACCTGGGCTTTGGGCTGCGTCATGGCCGAGCTCATCAACGGGAAGATGCTGTTCGACGAGGGCCGCGACGAGGATGGGCAGCTCCGCGAGATCTTCGAGGTGCTCGGCTACCCAGACGACAGGACGTGGCCGTGGTTCTCGTCCACGCCGTTCGCCATCGAATTGCTGCCGGAGCTGGATGTGCACCATCGGAACCACTTGCGCGAGATGTTCCCTGAGGCAGTGCTGTCCCAGCAAGGATTCGAGGTCCTGAGCGGCCTTCTCACCTGCAACCCCGACGAGCGgctcacggcggcggccgcgctcaAACACCCATGGTTTGCCAAGGTCGACGCGCTGGAACTGCCGAGGAAAGAAGAGGTGTCATCGGCGTTGCCCAAGAAGGAGATGCTCGTGGTTCCTTGTGCGTGA